One Nesterenkonia populi DNA window includes the following coding sequences:
- a CDS encoding pyridoxal-phosphate dependent enzyme: MNYADSVVELIGSTPLVKLNKVTEGISATVLVKLEYLNPGGSIKDRIALKMIEAAEAEGKLSPGGVVVEPTSGNTGVGLALVAQQKGYRAVFVTVPKVAQEKRDVLRAYGADVVVGPAGVDSESPLSYYGISDQLAEEIRGGYKPDQFSNPNAPGSHYETTGPEIWEDTEGKVTHLVVGAGTGGTVTGTGRYLKEVSADRDSGSVRVVVADPDGSIYSGGEGRPYFVEGVGEDVWVKNYDPSVPDEHHAITDAESFAMCRRLATEEGLLVGGSSGTAVSAALKVAEGLGPDDVVVAVLPDSGRGYLAKIFNDQWMVDHGFGEVVSTTTGTELAVKTSEQLSEAVRDGVIGAATTDQAPGTGEKDPSTTTAADLLHGKRDMFSEALPEVISISRETTLREAVSVMNRYGVDIVPVIDHPGPVARIGEVYGVVDVEHLSEDVIEGQASPDELVSDHLRDDLPLVGITETVSQILAKLRSNPTLLVADRGDIVGVLTRNDLLAHLSGADRQEIDLNE, encoded by the coding sequence ATGAATTATGCCGATTCCGTTGTGGAGCTCATCGGCTCCACCCCGCTGGTGAAGCTGAACAAGGTCACCGAGGGCATCTCCGCCACGGTGCTGGTCAAGCTCGAGTATCTGAATCCGGGCGGGTCCATCAAGGACCGCATCGCGCTGAAGATGATCGAAGCCGCCGAAGCCGAGGGCAAGCTCTCCCCGGGTGGGGTGGTGGTGGAGCCCACCTCCGGCAACACCGGGGTCGGCCTGGCGCTCGTCGCCCAGCAGAAGGGGTACCGGGCCGTGTTCGTCACCGTGCCGAAGGTCGCGCAGGAGAAGCGGGACGTGCTGCGCGCCTACGGGGCCGACGTCGTCGTCGGCCCTGCCGGGGTGGACTCGGAGTCCCCGCTGAGCTACTACGGGATCTCCGACCAGCTCGCCGAGGAGATCAGGGGCGGCTACAAGCCCGATCAGTTCTCCAACCCGAACGCGCCCGGCTCCCACTACGAGACCACCGGCCCTGAGATCTGGGAGGACACCGAGGGGAAGGTCACCCACCTGGTGGTCGGGGCGGGAACCGGCGGCACCGTCACCGGCACCGGCCGCTACCTCAAAGAGGTCTCCGCGGACCGGGACTCCGGGTCCGTGCGGGTGGTGGTCGCCGACCCGGACGGCTCCATCTACTCCGGGGGCGAAGGCCGCCCCTACTTCGTTGAGGGCGTCGGGGAGGACGTCTGGGTCAAGAACTATGACCCCTCCGTGCCGGACGAGCACCACGCGATCACCGACGCCGAGTCGTTCGCGATGTGCCGCCGGCTGGCCACCGAGGAGGGCCTGCTGGTGGGAGGCTCCTCCGGCACCGCGGTCTCCGCCGCGCTGAAGGTTGCCGAGGGCCTGGGGCCGGATGACGTCGTCGTCGCCGTGCTGCCCGACTCAGGCCGCGGGTATCTGGCCAAGATCTTCAACGACCAGTGGATGGTCGACCACGGCTTCGGCGAGGTCGTCTCCACGACCACCGGCACGGAGCTGGCCGTGAAGACCTCCGAGCAGCTCTCTGAGGCGGTCCGTGACGGCGTGATCGGCGCCGCCACCACCGACCAGGCCCCCGGCACCGGTGAGAAGGACCCCTCCACCACCACCGCGGCGGACCTGCTGCACGGCAAGCGGGACATGTTCTCCGAGGCTCTGCCGGAGGTCATCTCCATCAGCCGGGAGACCACCCTGCGGGAGGCGGTCAGCGTGATGAACCGCTACGGCGTGGACATCGTCCCGGTGATCGACCACCCGGGCCCGGTGGCCCGCATCGGTGAGGTCTACGGGGTGGTCGACGTCGAGCATCTTTCCGAGGACGTCATCGAGGGCCAGGCCAGCCCGGACGAGCTGGTCTCCGACCACCTGCGGGACGATCTGCCGCTGGTGGGGATCACGGAGACCGTCTCGCAGATCCTCGCCAAGCTGCGCAGCAACCCGACCCTGCTCGTCGCCGATCGCGGCGACATCGTCGGGGTGCTGACCCGCAACGACCTGCTCGCCCACCTCTCCGGCGCCGACCGACAGGAGATCGACCTCAATGAGTGA
- a CDS encoding ABC transporter substrate-binding protein, translated as MNSLDRRRFLAGTGAVSLASLLTGCRAFGISGNGGGAEEGETAGDGARDVTLGFIALTDFAALAIAEINGYFEERDLNVLVRKETSWATTRDNLQSGEIDGAHCLYSMPFSVASGIGGNGARDMRIAMMLNHNGQAINLTHEHFPDVGYGDIDAAGEALRGMSNPTLAMTFPGGTHDLWLQYWLMAMDIDPMNDVNLQVTPPPEMVANAERGEMVAYCVGEPWPGVTVSRDIGRTHLATQDLWTHHPEKALVVNTQFAEEREDVLRDVMGAILQASEWLDNPDNRAEAAELISPQEWVNAPVEDIESRMLGEYDLGDGTTEQYEDTQMLYFNDGFVNFPRKSHGIWALSQYVRSGQLGADEVDYDMVDEIVMQDLYREVAEAEGIDVPDDDMEPFEVALDGATFDPNNPEEEANRS; from the coding sequence ATGAACTCACTCGACCGACGCAGATTTCTGGCCGGAACCGGCGCCGTCTCGCTCGCCTCCCTGCTCACCGGCTGCCGCGCCTTCGGCATCAGCGGCAACGGCGGAGGCGCAGAGGAGGGCGAGACCGCCGGCGACGGCGCCCGCGACGTCACTCTGGGCTTCATCGCCCTGACCGACTTCGCGGCTCTGGCGATCGCGGAGATCAACGGGTACTTCGAGGAGCGGGACCTCAACGTGCTGGTCCGCAAGGAGACCTCCTGGGCCACCACCCGGGACAACCTGCAGTCCGGCGAGATCGACGGTGCCCACTGCCTCTATTCGATGCCGTTCAGCGTGGCCAGCGGGATCGGCGGCAACGGCGCCCGCGACATGCGGATCGCGATGATGCTGAACCACAACGGCCAGGCGATCAACCTCACCCATGAGCATTTTCCCGACGTCGGCTACGGGGATATCGACGCCGCGGGAGAGGCGCTGCGCGGGATGAGCAACCCCACCCTGGCGATGACCTTCCCCGGCGGCACCCACGACCTCTGGCTGCAGTACTGGCTGATGGCCATGGACATCGATCCGATGAATGATGTGAACCTGCAGGTCACCCCGCCCCCGGAGATGGTCGCCAACGCTGAGCGCGGCGAGATGGTCGCCTACTGCGTCGGCGAGCCCTGGCCCGGGGTGACCGTCTCCCGCGACATCGGACGCACCCACCTGGCCACCCAGGACCTGTGGACCCACCACCCGGAGAAGGCGCTGGTGGTCAACACCCAGTTCGCCGAGGAGCGCGAGGACGTGCTGCGCGACGTCATGGGTGCGATCCTGCAGGCCTCCGAATGGCTCGACAACCCGGACAACCGGGCCGAGGCCGCCGAGCTGATCTCCCCGCAGGAGTGGGTCAACGCACCGGTGGAGGACATCGAATCCCGGATGCTCGGCGAGTACGACCTCGGAGACGGCACGACCGAGCAGTACGAGGACACCCAGATGCTCTACTTCAACGACGGGTTCGTGAACTTCCCCCGCAAGTCCCACGGGATCTGGGCGCTGTCCCAGTACGTCCGCTCCGGCCAGCTCGGCGCCGACGAGGTCGACTACGACATGGTTGACGAGATCGTCATGCAGGACCTCTACCGGGAGGTCGCCGAGGCCGAAGGCATCGACGTTCCCGATGACGACATGGAGCCCTTCGAGGTGGCACTCGACGGTGCCACCTTCGATCCCAACAATCCCGAAGAGGAGGCGAACCGGTCATGA
- a CDS encoding DNA-3-methyladenine glycosylase family protein encodes MISEAERTVDLGAPYDLPRSLGVLQRGHADPAVRVDRGVFEGGPRGAPGAGAWLSLRVPSADRGDAGGSSGRAVLRFDQLDVSRVRARVAADSEDASAAALNRAPLVLGAADDWTCLELLLDALGDRVSTALATVRRRHPGVRLPAAGALFDQLINVTLEQKVTHEQARHGWRSLLRRHGDAPAADWAQGAALPVPEWLRMPLTAAQLRAVPSWEWHRLWVQPPLSKTIQQIARRASAVHRLGAETPVETDAVNQLAETLAGIPGVGVWTAAETLQRSHGAADLPAVGDYHLAHFVGEAMTGTRTDDAGMVELLEPYRPHRQRIVRLLKLSGFQHQRMGPKLTSEDHRSR; translated from the coding sequence ATGATCAGCGAGGCCGAGCGGACGGTGGACCTGGGGGCGCCCTATGACCTGCCGCGCTCGCTGGGCGTGCTGCAGCGCGGGCACGCCGATCCGGCGGTGCGGGTGGACCGCGGCGTGTTTGAGGGAGGGCCGCGCGGGGCTCCGGGTGCTGGCGCCTGGCTGTCGCTGCGGGTGCCGTCAGCGGACAGGGGCGACGCGGGCGGCTCGTCCGGGCGGGCGGTGCTGCGGTTCGATCAGCTGGACGTCTCACGCGTACGCGCCCGGGTCGCCGCTGACTCCGAGGACGCATCCGCCGCGGCGCTGAACCGGGCTCCGCTGGTGCTGGGAGCCGCTGACGACTGGACCTGCCTCGAACTGCTGCTCGACGCCCTCGGAGACCGTGTCTCCACCGCTCTGGCGACCGTCCGACGTCGTCACCCCGGGGTGCGGCTGCCTGCCGCCGGAGCGCTGTTCGACCAGCTGATCAATGTGACGCTGGAGCAGAAGGTCACCCACGAGCAGGCTCGGCACGGATGGCGGAGCCTGCTGCGCCGGCACGGGGACGCGCCGGCCGCCGACTGGGCTCAGGGTGCGGCGCTGCCAGTCCCGGAGTGGCTGCGGATGCCGCTCACAGCGGCCCAGCTGCGAGCGGTGCCGTCCTGGGAGTGGCACCGGCTGTGGGTGCAGCCGCCGCTGTCCAAGACCATCCAGCAGATCGCCCGGCGCGCCTCCGCAGTCCACCGCCTGGGGGCAGAGACCCCGGTGGAGACCGATGCGGTGAACCAGCTCGCGGAGACCCTGGCCGGGATCCCCGGCGTCGGAGTCTGGACTGCGGCGGAGACGCTGCAGCGCTCCCACGGAGCCGCGGACCTTCCCGCAGTGGGCGACTACCACTTGGCGCATTTCGTGGGCGAGGCGATGACCGGGACCCGCACCGACGATGCCGGGATGGTGGAGCTGCTGGAGCCGTACCGTCCGCACCGGCAGCGGATCGTCCGGCTGCTGAAGCTCTCAGGGTTTCAGCACCAGCGAATGGGCCCCAAGCTCACCTCGGAGGATCACCGGAGCCGTTAG
- a CDS encoding cystathionine gamma-synthase codes for MSDQNRAPGFSTHAIHTGQDVDEVYGAVVPPIHFSTTYAPDGIGNLRNGYDYGRAGNPTRTALQEQLASLEGGRHAFSFGSGLAAEDALIRGLMRPGQRLVMGNDAYGGTYRLFARVHGDWGVTNTPIDLSDHERVASELKHDDATLLWVETPSNPLMGVTDIRALADIAHANGALLVVDNTFATPYLQLPLSLGADVVVHSTTKYIGGHSDVVGGAVVLGEGDDADDLAEKVAFQQFAVGAVSGPLDAYLTTRGLKTLGVRMDRHCSNALTIAQHFEGHPAIERVLYPGLESHPQHELAKSQMRGFGGMVSLQLAGGEPAARKVAEGTKLFILAESLGGVESLMNYPHEMTHASVRGTELAVPENLLRLSVGIEDVEDLIDDVEKALAGL; via the coding sequence ATGAGTGACCAGAACCGGGCCCCCGGCTTCTCGACCCACGCGATCCACACCGGCCAGGACGTTGACGAGGTGTACGGGGCCGTGGTGCCCCCGATCCACTTCTCCACCACCTACGCCCCTGACGGCATCGGCAACCTGCGCAACGGGTACGACTACGGCCGCGCCGGCAACCCCACCCGCACCGCCCTGCAGGAGCAGCTCGCCTCCTTGGAGGGCGGCAGGCACGCCTTCAGCTTCGGCTCCGGGCTCGCCGCGGAGGACGCGCTGATCCGTGGACTGATGCGTCCCGGCCAGCGTCTGGTCATGGGCAACGACGCCTACGGCGGCACCTACCGGCTCTTCGCCCGGGTGCACGGGGACTGGGGCGTCACCAACACTCCTATCGACCTCTCCGACCATGAGCGGGTTGCCTCCGAGCTGAAGCACGACGACGCCACGCTGCTCTGGGTGGAGACCCCCTCCAACCCGCTGATGGGAGTCACCGACATCCGCGCCCTGGCGGACATCGCCCACGCCAACGGGGCGCTGCTGGTGGTGGACAACACCTTCGCCACCCCGTACCTGCAGCTGCCGCTGAGCCTCGGCGCCGACGTCGTCGTGCACTCCACCACCAAGTACATCGGCGGCCACTCCGACGTCGTCGGCGGTGCCGTGGTCCTGGGGGAGGGCGACGACGCTGATGACCTGGCGGAGAAGGTCGCCTTCCAGCAGTTCGCCGTCGGCGCGGTCTCCGGGCCGCTGGACGCCTACCTGACCACCCGCGGCCTGAAGACCCTGGGGGTGCGGATGGACCGGCACTGCTCCAACGCGCTCACCATCGCCCAGCACTTCGAGGGCCACCCGGCCATCGAACGGGTCCTGTACCCGGGACTGGAGTCCCACCCGCAGCATGAGCTGGCCAAGTCCCAGATGCGCGGCTTCGGCGGCATGGTGTCCCTGCAGCTGGCCGGCGGGGAGCCCGCAGCCCGGAAGGTCGCCGAGGGCACCAAGCTGTTCATCCTGGCCGAGTCCCTGGGCGGGGTGGAGTCTTTGATGAACTACCCGCACGAGATGACACACGCCTCCGTCCGCGGCACCGAGCTCGCCGTCCCGGAGAACCTCCTGCGGCTCTCTGTAGGCATCGAGGACGTCGAGGACCTCATCGACGACGTCGAGAAGGCCCTCGCAGGCCTGTGA
- a CDS encoding ABC transporter permease → MSQITATAEETVTASDSSGTPPHSGTGETPPPPARKSASAAYLSALGWGLVGFAAVVLLWWVFAPDRLPAPPEVGARIIEDISDPFGAGGIAILLGLSLGRVLEGFALAAAVGIPLGLAMGTSTKWWNSANPVAQLLRPVSPLAWFPIFAVIFMDSEQASIWVIFITALWPIAINTAAGASAIPEDQKKVAQVFKFGRAAYIRHVLLPNTFASIVTGMRLAFGMAWLVIVAVEMLGTAVGIGNDTWEAYNGSRFDQMMANILWIGLIGLVVDWLFLKAVDVLSKKENKS, encoded by the coding sequence ATGAGCCAGATCACGGCCACCGCCGAGGAGACAGTCACAGCATCGGACAGCAGCGGGACTCCCCCGCATTCCGGCACAGGAGAGACTCCGCCGCCCCCGGCGCGGAAGTCAGCCTCGGCGGCCTACCTCTCAGCACTGGGCTGGGGGCTGGTGGGCTTCGCCGCCGTCGTCCTGCTCTGGTGGGTCTTCGCCCCGGACCGGCTGCCTGCGCCGCCCGAGGTCGGAGCCCGCATCATCGAGGACATCTCCGACCCGTTCGGCGCCGGCGGAATTGCGATCCTGCTGGGCCTGTCCCTCGGACGTGTGCTGGAGGGGTTCGCGCTGGCGGCCGCCGTCGGCATCCCTCTGGGGCTGGCGATGGGCACCTCCACCAAATGGTGGAACTCGGCGAACCCGGTGGCCCAGCTGCTGCGCCCCGTCTCCCCGCTGGCCTGGTTCCCGATCTTCGCAGTGATCTTCATGGACTCCGAGCAGGCCTCCATCTGGGTCATCTTCATCACCGCCCTGTGGCCGATCGCGATCAACACCGCGGCCGGGGCCTCCGCCATCCCCGAGGACCAGAAGAAGGTCGCCCAAGTGTTCAAGTTCGGCCGGGCCGCCTACATCCGGCACGTGCTGCTGCCGAACACCTTCGCCTCCATCGTCACCGGAATGCGTCTGGCCTTCGGCATGGCCTGGCTGGTGATCGTAGCCGTCGAGATGCTCGGCACCGCGGTGGGCATCGGCAATGACACCTGGGAGGCCTACAACGGAAGCCGCTTCGACCAGATGATGGCCAACATCCTCTGGATCGGACTGATCGGACTGGTCGTAGACTGGCTGTTCCTCAAGGCCGTCGACGTCCTGTCCAAGAAGGAGAACAAGTCGTGA
- a CDS encoding DEAD/DEAH box helicase codes for MSDTETPSIPPFSELGLDSRVMAAIEAMGYETPSPIQAETIPQLIAGRDVVGLAQTGTGKTAAFALPALTHMANAHDAGTLGSRPSTLVLAPTRELAIQVAEAFTTYANKVDGISVLPIYGGAPYGPQLQGLRRGANVVVGTPGRVIDHMEKGSLDLSEVEHLVLDEADEMLRMGFAEEVDKILAQTPADKQVALFSATMPTAIRRISEQYLNDPVEVKVKAKTQTSSNTRQRFLFIKHHAKPEALVRIMETEAHDAAIVFVRTRSATEEVAGMLNARGFRASAINGDVPQNLREKTVEQLKSGRIDVLVATDVAARGLDVERISHVFNYDIPLDTESYVHRIGRTGRAGRSGEAILFVTPREKRMLRSIEKATRQDVEQMSLPSVADVNASRLEKFSERITATLSGEDLEEYRGLVSKYVDQHNVPAEDVAAALVSMVHEGRSLLLDENDDAGMRGAMPEFREDKGGDRGGGFEDRGPRAERGPKGAPSAAPGNALYRLAVGRNNRVTPGHVVGAITGEAGLTGAQIGSIDIRPTHTLVELPEQLSSDQWSALAKTRIGGELIRIEKDAGAPGPRSGGDRGGFKKGPRKAGFSGKKKARH; via the coding sequence ATGTCTGACACTGAGACCCCCTCCATCCCGCCGTTCTCCGAGCTGGGCCTGGACTCCCGGGTCATGGCCGCCATCGAGGCCATGGGCTACGAGACCCCCTCCCCCATCCAGGCGGAGACCATCCCGCAGCTGATCGCCGGACGCGACGTCGTCGGGCTGGCCCAGACCGGCACCGGCAAGACCGCCGCGTTCGCCCTGCCGGCTCTGACCCACATGGCCAACGCCCATGATGCCGGCACCCTCGGCAGCCGCCCCAGCACCCTGGTGCTCGCCCCCACCCGTGAGCTCGCCATCCAGGTCGCCGAGGCCTTCACCACCTACGCGAACAAGGTGGACGGCATCTCCGTGCTGCCGATCTACGGCGGCGCCCCCTACGGCCCCCAGCTGCAGGGGCTGCGCCGCGGCGCGAACGTGGTGGTCGGCACCCCCGGCCGTGTGATCGACCACATGGAGAAGGGGTCCCTGGACCTCTCCGAGGTGGAGCACCTGGTGCTCGACGAGGCTGACGAGATGCTGCGCATGGGCTTCGCCGAGGAGGTCGACAAGATCCTGGCCCAGACCCCCGCCGACAAGCAGGTGGCGCTGTTCTCCGCAACCATGCCCACCGCGATCCGCCGGATCTCCGAGCAGTACCTCAACGACCCGGTGGAGGTGAAGGTCAAGGCGAAGACCCAGACCAGCTCCAACACCCGGCAGCGGTTCCTGTTCATCAAGCACCACGCCAAGCCGGAGGCGCTGGTCCGGATCATGGAGACCGAGGCGCACGACGCCGCCATCGTGTTCGTCCGGACCCGCTCCGCCACCGAGGAGGTCGCCGGGATGCTCAACGCACGCGGGTTCCGCGCCTCCGCCATCAACGGCGACGTCCCGCAGAATCTGCGGGAGAAGACCGTGGAGCAGCTGAAGTCGGGACGCATCGACGTGCTCGTCGCCACCGATGTGGCCGCCCGCGGCCTCGACGTGGAGCGGATCAGCCACGTGTTCAACTACGACATTCCCTTGGACACCGAGTCCTACGTGCACCGGATCGGCCGCACCGGCCGTGCCGGCCGCTCAGGCGAGGCGATCCTGTTCGTCACCCCGCGCGAGAAGCGGATGCTGCGCTCCATCGAGAAGGCCACCCGCCAGGACGTGGAGCAGATGAGCCTGCCCTCGGTGGCCGACGTCAACGCTTCCCGCCTGGAGAAGTTCTCCGAGCGGATCACCGCCACTCTCTCCGGCGAGGACCTCGAGGAGTACCGCGGCCTGGTGAGCAAGTACGTGGACCAGCACAATGTGCCCGCCGAGGACGTGGCGGCCGCACTGGTCTCCATGGTCCACGAGGGCCGCTCCCTGCTGCTGGATGAGAACGACGACGCCGGCATGCGCGGCGCCATGCCCGAGTTCCGTGAGGATAAGGGCGGCGACCGCGGCGGCGGGTTCGAGGACCGCGGCCCGCGCGCCGAGCGGGGCCCCAAGGGCGCACCGTCGGCCGCGCCGGGCAACGCCCTCTACCGGCTGGCCGTCGGCCGCAACAACCGGGTGACCCCCGGTCACGTCGTCGGAGCGATCACCGGTGAGGCCGGGCTGACCGGCGCCCAGATCGGCAGCATCGACATCCGGCCCACCCACACCCTCGTGGAGCTGCCTGAGCAGCTCTCCAGCGACCAGTGGAGCGCCCTGGCGAAGACCCGGATCGGCGGCGAGCTGATCCGTATCGAGAAGGATGCCGGCGCCCCTGGGCCCCGCTCCGGCGGCGACCGCGGCGGATTCAAAAAAGGCCCCCGCAAGGCCGGCTTCAGCGGGAAGAAGAAGGCCCGCCACTGA
- a CDS encoding aminotransferase class I/II-fold pyridoxal phosphate-dependent enzyme: MAEIDAAELARRLGSRTPAGIASQVQELIDDGTLAPGARLPTVRDLAQELGVSVGTIAQAWGLLREENAVETRRRGGTRVVDAQGAEAAGFRGFHAIDLHACSPDPALLPPLEDAAAAALKHPSINAWGREYLTEDLRRACAQDLPFQPEQAIAVAGGARGLWLATAAAVSPGGTLAVESPFDPGFLETARKMGITLHAVATDEQGPLPESLQEALDAGAAAFVLAPAGPFGHQHMLTEDRAEQLRALLDSTDAVIIEDDPLGPLVESPPASLAASYPDRSLRVLDYARAFGVDIRTAVLAGPERLIARAVQLRAEGLSSHSRILQQMVAELAGSTGQRRRLKSVRQRYARRREAAVRAFEAAGFPVASGPNSWSVWVQVVDEHRTTLALSSQGVVVDAGSSAYLQPAQAPSLRISIAQLPEDPERLAELTQMVGVAAAGNLRPTFV, from the coding sequence ATGGCAGAGATCGATGCCGCCGAACTGGCGCGGCGGCTCGGATCGCGCACCCCCGCAGGCATCGCCTCCCAAGTGCAGGAGCTCATCGATGACGGCACCCTCGCCCCCGGGGCCCGGCTCCCCACCGTCCGAGACCTCGCCCAGGAGCTAGGCGTCTCCGTCGGCACCATCGCCCAGGCCTGGGGGCTCCTCCGCGAGGAGAACGCCGTCGAGACCCGCCGCCGCGGCGGCACCCGGGTGGTCGATGCCCAAGGGGCAGAGGCCGCCGGGTTCCGCGGCTTCCACGCCATCGACCTCCACGCCTGCAGTCCCGACCCCGCCCTGCTGCCCCCGCTCGAAGATGCCGCCGCGGCCGCGCTGAAGCACCCCAGCATCAACGCCTGGGGCCGCGAGTACCTCACCGAGGATCTCCGCCGCGCCTGCGCGCAGGACCTCCCCTTCCAGCCTGAGCAGGCGATCGCCGTCGCCGGCGGCGCCCGCGGGCTCTGGCTCGCCACCGCCGCCGCCGTGAGCCCCGGCGGGACCCTCGCCGTCGAGAGCCCCTTCGACCCCGGGTTCCTTGAGACCGCGCGGAAGATGGGCATCACCCTGCACGCCGTCGCCACTGACGAGCAGGGCCCCCTCCCCGAATCGCTGCAGGAGGCGCTCGACGCCGGGGCCGCCGCGTTCGTGCTCGCCCCCGCCGGACCCTTCGGGCACCAGCACATGCTCACCGAGGATCGCGCCGAGCAGCTCCGGGCGCTCCTTGACAGCACTGACGCCGTCATCATCGAGGACGACCCGCTCGGTCCCCTGGTGGAGAGTCCGCCCGCCAGCCTCGCCGCCTCCTACCCGGACCGCAGCCTCCGGGTCCTCGACTATGCCCGGGCCTTCGGCGTCGACATCCGCACCGCCGTTCTCGCCGGCCCCGAGCGGCTGATCGCCCGGGCCGTGCAGCTGCGCGCCGAAGGTCTCTCCTCGCACAGCCGGATCCTGCAGCAGATGGTCGCCGAGCTTGCCGGCTCCACTGGCCAGCGCCGCCGGCTCAAGAGCGTCCGTCAGCGCTACGCCCGCCGCCGCGAAGCAGCCGTCAGAGCCTTCGAAGCGGCTGGATTCCCGGTGGCCAGCGGCCCCAACAGCTGGAGCGTCTGGGTGCAGGTCGTCGACGAGCATCGCACCACACTCGCCCTCTCCTCCCAGGGAGTGGTGGTCGACGCGGGCAGCTCCGCCTACCTGCAGCCCGCGCAGGCCCCCAGCCTGCGGATCAGCATCGCCCAGCTGCCCGAGGACCCCGAACGTCTTGCCGAGCTCACCCAGATGGTGGGTGTGGCAGCGGCCGGCAACCTTCGCCCCACCTTCGTCTGA
- a CDS encoding ABC transporter ATP-binding protein, producing the protein MSLNIDHIWKSYDTKRGVQSVLRGVDMEVKRNEFVSLIGHSGCGKSTLLNAMGGLNSIDGGSITLDGEPIDGPGPDRAMVFQNYSLLPRLSLAENVAVAVREARPDWGRARIDEGVERYLSAVGLWEQKDKKPSEVSGGMQQRCAVARAFAVEPAVLLADEPFGALDALTRARLQDQLIDLWKSESDTEIVVMVTHGIDEAILLSDRIVVMGAPPNPSIIEIIDVDLPRPRDRVSIIDDPRYREVQERMMYLLTTTPNEREKMPPKDTSVAPREPAPAHG; encoded by the coding sequence GTGAGCCTGAACATCGATCACATCTGGAAGTCCTATGACACCAAGCGCGGCGTCCAGTCCGTCCTGAGGGGCGTGGACATGGAGGTCAAGCGCAACGAGTTCGTCTCCCTGATCGGCCACTCCGGCTGCGGGAAGTCGACCCTGCTCAACGCGATGGGCGGGCTGAACAGCATCGACGGCGGCAGCATCACGCTCGACGGTGAGCCGATCGACGGGCCCGGCCCGGACCGGGCGATGGTGTTCCAGAACTATTCGCTGCTGCCCCGTCTCTCGCTGGCTGAGAACGTGGCGGTGGCCGTCCGCGAGGCCCGGCCCGACTGGGGCAGGGCCCGCATCGACGAGGGCGTGGAGAGGTACCTCAGCGCCGTCGGCCTCTGGGAGCAGAAGGACAAGAAGCCCTCCGAGGTCTCCGGAGGCATGCAGCAGCGGTGCGCGGTGGCCCGGGCCTTCGCGGTGGAGCCGGCGGTGCTGCTGGCCGATGAGCCCTTCGGCGCCCTGGACGCACTGACCCGCGCCCGGCTCCAGGACCAGCTGATCGATCTGTGGAAGTCCGAGTCGGACACGGAGATCGTGGTGATGGTCACCCACGGCATCGATGAGGCGATCCTGCTCTCGGACCGGATCGTGGTGATGGGCGCACCGCCGAACCCCTCGATCATCGAGATCATCGACGTCGACCTCCCCCGGCCCCGTGACCGGGTGAGCATCATCGACGACCCCCGCTACCGGGAGGTCCAGGAGCGGATGATGTACCTGCTGACCACCACCCCCAACGAGCGCGAGAAGATGCCGCCGAAGGACACATCCGTGGCCCCGCGCGAGCCCGCGCCCGCCCACGGCTGA
- a CDS encoding MOSC domain-containing protein, with product MVHQLTFDPGPVGTTAIDKRPVEGPVKVRTLGLHGDVQADRKNHGGEEKAVYAYSADDAAWWGDQLQQEIPAGYFGENLRITGLDVDSATAGERWQVGERVVLEVTRPRIPCATFGRWVDQPQWVRRFLAAGRPGTYFRVITTGEIRAGDEVRILNEGEGPTMREVAAARGPAAARPND from the coding sequence GTGGTGCATCAGCTGACGTTTGATCCCGGGCCGGTGGGGACCACTGCTATCGATAAGCGGCCGGTTGAGGGGCCGGTGAAGGTGCGGACCCTGGGGCTGCACGGGGATGTGCAGGCGGATCGGAAGAATCACGGAGGCGAGGAGAAGGCGGTCTACGCGTACTCGGCCGACGACGCCGCATGGTGGGGTGATCAGCTGCAGCAGGAGATCCCCGCCGGGTATTTCGGGGAGAACCTGCGCATCACTGGCCTGGACGTAGACTCCGCCACGGCGGGGGAGCGGTGGCAGGTGGGGGAGCGCGTGGTCCTTGAGGTCACCCGTCCCCGCATCCCGTGCGCGACCTTCGGACGTTGGGTGGACCAGCCCCAGTGGGTGAGGCGCTTCCTCGCCGCAGGCCGCCCCGGCACCTATTTCAGAGTCATCACCACCGGCGAGATCCGAGCCGGGGACGAGGTCCGCATCCTCAATGAGGGCGAGGGCCCTACTATGCGGGAGGTCGCCGCAGCCAGAGGCCCCGCAGCAGCCCGCCCCAACGACTGA